The genome window CCAGCGTCGAAGCCTCCTTCAACAATGTCGACCATACTGTTGGTGGTTGAGACTTCCACTTCGATATCGGGATAACGATGGGCAAATGTCGATAAAACGGGTGCCAACAAAAGAAGCGCCGCGTCGCTGAAAACATTCAGCCGTATACGACCCGTGGGCTCATCACGGAACTTATTCAACAGCTCAATGGCCTGGTCGATTTTGTCGACAGGTTCGCTTATCAGTGCCAGCAGTTCTTCACCGGCTGCCGTCAGGGTGACGCTGCGGGTCGTGCGATTGAGCAAACGAACCCCCAATCTCGCCTCCAGCCCCTTGATAGCGTGGCTCAGCGCAGACGCACTTATCCCCACCTCAACACCCGCACGACTGAAGCTGGAATGGCGGGCGACGGCTAAAAAGTAGATAAAATCGCCAAAGTTGGCACGAGTCAGCTGCATTGGTTCTCTGCCATTGGTGTGAAACGTATGAACGAAAAGACCTCACCGCCCCCTACGCCACAGACAGTTTTACCGGCATGGTTCTGATCGCTTTGGGGGATCACTCATCGACCAATGTGATCTTCACTTCGAGGGGGCCTGGGCGCGCGAGTATGTCCAGACCGGAATCAACTCTGCCGAGTTTGATAAGGCCGCTCGAATACTTGAAGCCTTTATAAAAAATGGCGAGATTTCCCCATGGCACATAGAAGGCAATGTCACCCGCCGAAGGCGTGAAGCCAGCTGGCGCGCCCTGTGTCGATAATGGCTCGGGCAGGACGCTGATCTTCTCGGTCGAGGCGTAGTCGTCCAGTGTCAGTTTCATCGGCAGCTGCTTAACGAAATCTATGGAGGAATCGTTGTTGTCGAGCGTTGCCGTAACCGGGCCGCCTGAAACATCGATGCGTATTTTCATAGTTGCTCCACTTTGCTCCGATGGGCT of Pseudomonas fluorescens contains these proteins:
- a CDS encoding cyclophilin-like fold protein; translation: MKIRIDVSGGPVTATLDNNDSSIDFVKQLPMKLTLDDYASTEKISVLPEPLSTQGAPAGFTPSAGDIAFYVPWGNLAIFYKGFKYSSGLIKLGRVDSGLDILARPGPLEVKITLVDE